A portion of the Acidobacteriaceae bacterium genome contains these proteins:
- a CDS encoding gluconokinase: MIVVLMGVSGAGKTTIGERLAEREGITFADADSYHPVANKEKMAAGFPLNDDDRQPWLEVLNGLMKSWFDAGTGGVLACSALKDKYRVTLAQNMPAGTVDFVLLDGSRELIEKRLQERQHEYMNPKLLDSQLATLEKPADALRVVNDRSPDEVVDEIIAGLAK, encoded by the coding sequence ATGATTGTGGTTTTGATGGGCGTCAGCGGCGCCGGAAAGACGACCATTGGCGAACGCCTCGCCGAGCGCGAAGGCATCACCTTTGCGGACGCGGACAGCTATCACCCGGTCGCGAACAAAGAGAAGATGGCCGCAGGCTTTCCGCTCAATGACGATGATCGTCAGCCGTGGCTCGAAGTCCTCAACGGGCTGATGAAGAGCTGGTTTGACGCAGGCACCGGCGGCGTTCTCGCCTGCTCCGCGCTCAAGGACAAGTACCGCGTCACGCTGGCGCAGAATATGCCAGCCGGTACCGTTGACTTCGTTCTGCTCGACGGTTCTCGCGAGCTGATCGAGAAGCGCCTCCAGGAGCGCCAGCACGAGTACATGAACCCTAAGCTGCTCGACAGCCAGTTGGCAACGCTGGAAAAACCTGCCGACGCGCTGCGCGTCGTAAACGACCGCTCGCCGGACGAAGTCGTTGACGAAATCATCGCTGGGCTTGCAAAGTAA
- a CDS encoding glucose 1-dehydrogenase, which produces MPFKGFDLTGKVAVVVGGTSGIGLAIAKGLAEAGADVVASSRRLEQVEEAAAAIEAMGRKSLRIASDVSDRASLQTLCDETIKAFGKVDILVNSAGKIKRAPTVDFPEDQWTDIMDTNVTGTLRACQIFGKQMLEKGYGRIINIASLNTFVSLKEVAAYAASKAAVGALTRSLAVEWSAQGVTVNAIAPGVFRTALNAELLDKSERGKELRMRTPMNRFGQTEETVGGAVYLASDAASFVTGEILVIDGGFLASGVNQ; this is translated from the coding sequence ATGCCGTTCAAGGGATTTGATCTGACGGGCAAGGTAGCCGTCGTTGTGGGTGGAACATCGGGTATCGGTTTGGCCATCGCCAAGGGCCTCGCAGAAGCCGGTGCAGATGTCGTCGCCAGCTCGCGCCGCCTGGAGCAGGTAGAAGAAGCCGCTGCTGCCATTGAAGCGATGGGCCGCAAGTCACTGCGCATCGCGTCAGACGTAAGCGATCGCGCCAGCCTGCAAACACTCTGCGACGAGACCATCAAGGCCTTCGGCAAGGTCGACATCCTCGTGAACTCGGCCGGCAAAATCAAGCGTGCGCCGACGGTCGACTTCCCCGAAGATCAGTGGACCGACATCATGGACACGAACGTCACCGGCACGCTCCGCGCCTGCCAGATCTTCGGCAAGCAGATGCTGGAGAAGGGCTACGGTCGCATCATCAACATCGCTTCGCTCAACACCTTCGTCTCGCTCAAGGAAGTTGCCGCATACGCTGCTTCCAAGGCTGCAGTCGGCGCGCTCACGCGTTCGCTGGCCGTCGAGTGGTCGGCACAGGGTGTCACCGTGAACGCAATCGCCCCCGGAGTCTTCCGCACTGCTCTCAACGCAGAGCTGCTCGATAAGAGCGAGCGCGGCAAGGAACTCCGCATGCGCACCCCGATGAACCGCTTCGGCCAGACCGAAGAGACGGTCGGCGGCGCGGTCTATCTCGCGTCGGACGCAGCTTCGTTCGTTACCGGTGAAATCCTGGTGATCGACGGCGGCTTCCTCGCCAGCGGCGTAAACCAGTAG
- a CDS encoding tagaturonate epimerase family protein — protein sequence MSNGLKLAKYSVGTGDRFAHQAKAQLMASIKAADAGVDIAPVWNKSNREHMIIGTDPTQARKAVDAAVKELGWNKPYFVDADHITLATVDRFLAPCDFYTIDVAEEIGKPAKSEDVEAFIARHPELIGEVVIPRIAEPFHTTVDFVKGVANKFLAAVQAAGAIYRHIAAAKGEGNFIPEVSMDETDLPQTPVELLIILAAMADEKVPLQTVAPKFTGRFNKGVDYVGDVAQFTKEFEEDLAAIDFAIKRYGLPENLKLSVHSGSDKFSIYKPIREAILKFDAGVHLKTAGTTWLEELIGLAEAGGSGLEIAKEVYKEAFAHADELCKPYATVIDIKTDQLPSVEEVQGWTSEQYTSALRHDQSNPAYNPNFRQLLHVGFKVAAKMGDRYLTALEENEEHVSRNVTENLFDRHIRPVFLGN from the coding sequence ATGTCGAACGGTTTGAAGTTAGCCAAGTACTCGGTTGGAACGGGCGATCGCTTTGCCCATCAGGCAAAGGCCCAGTTGATGGCCTCCATCAAGGCTGCAGACGCAGGTGTGGACATTGCTCCGGTGTGGAACAAGTCCAACCGCGAGCACATGATTATCGGTACGGACCCGACCCAGGCGCGTAAGGCTGTTGACGCTGCGGTCAAGGAGCTTGGCTGGAACAAGCCTTACTTCGTCGACGCCGACCACATCACGCTCGCCACCGTCGACCGCTTCCTCGCTCCCTGCGACTTCTACACCATCGACGTTGCGGAAGAGATCGGCAAGCCTGCCAAGTCGGAAGACGTGGAAGCGTTCATCGCCCGTCATCCCGAATTGATCGGCGAAGTCGTTATCCCGCGCATCGCCGAGCCCTTCCACACCACTGTGGACTTCGTAAAGGGTGTGGCAAACAAGTTCCTCGCGGCAGTTCAGGCCGCCGGAGCTATCTACCGCCACATCGCTGCAGCCAAGGGCGAAGGCAACTTTATCCCTGAAGTCTCAATGGATGAAACCGACCTGCCGCAGACGCCGGTTGAGCTGCTGATCATCCTCGCCGCCATGGCTGACGAGAAGGTGCCGCTCCAGACCGTTGCTCCCAAGTTCACCGGCCGCTTCAACAAGGGCGTGGACTACGTCGGCGACGTCGCCCAGTTCACCAAGGAGTTCGAGGAAGATCTCGCCGCGATCGACTTCGCGATCAAGCGTTACGGCCTCCCCGAAAACCTTAAGCTCAGCGTCCACTCCGGCTCGGATAAGTTCTCCATCTACAAGCCGATCCGCGAAGCGATCCTCAAGTTCGACGCAGGCGTCCACCTCAAGACGGCTGGCACGACCTGGCTCGAAGAGCTGATCGGTCTCGCAGAAGCGGGCGGATCTGGTCTCGAGATCGCGAAGGAAGTCTACAAGGAAGCCTTTGCACACGCCGACGAGCTCTGCAAGCCGTACGCCACGGTCATCGACATCAAGACCGACCAGCTTCCTTCCGTGGAAGAAGTTCAGGGCTGGACCAGCGAGCAGTACACCTCGGCTCTGCGTCATGACCAGTCGAACCCGGCCTACAACCCAAACTTCCGCCAGTTGCTGCACGTCGGCTTCAAGGTCGCTGCGAAGATGGGCGACCGTTACCTCACGGCTCTGGAAGAGAACGAAGAGCACGTCTCGCGCAACGTGACGGAGAACCTCTTCGACCGCCACATCCGCCCGGTCTTCCTGGGCAACTAA